aaataaatagtatagtATACATAATTAGTTTCATGGAGTgtaataggagtactactttgtaaattatttatgatataatatTTGGTTGACTTTTTTTCTTGCACGtttataatcttttttatattactacGAGCAAAATCGATCCAGCAGTttgatagtattatttaagaaTTAATAGCACTGATACTAGATGTAACTATTTTATATCTACATTTTAAGTTAAACATATTAACAAATTAAGCTCTAAAATTTAACCGAGTTCATAATAAAGTCATGGCTATCGGAATCAGGCTCGTTTTGCTTAGGTGACAATTAGTTGGAAATCCACATCATTATTTCATTGATTCTCTCAATTATTTCACTTGGTAAAAAATGTATGAATTCAATCCTTCAAAAAGGTATACATGAATTCAAGAATCAATCGAAATAGtgttgcatttttaaaaattattcgTGGGTCAATTAAAGATAGATTTTGGTTATGAGTGTATGATTTTGGTTATTCAAGAATCCATTTACTAGAATATCACAAAGTACATGTGATTGCATGGGTAGTTGATgacaaaaattagaaaataatgatatagtactaattaattagagtTTTTAGGATAAAAAAGTCCCTGAAAGCGATGTTAGTTAacatgatatatttttgtatgcaTGGATATATAATAGTAAGATTAAGTCATAATatcgatttaaattatgatcaaattctcataagttttagtattattcttgaaaacataatactactctctccgtcccttataattcgtcaccatttgatCCGGTACggatttaaataaatgtaatagaaagtgagatgaaaaagttgatggcatttgagtcctacttttatatattagttttataataaaatgtggttGTGAATGAGTTAGAGGAATGTttggtccactaccaaaaatggtaaaaatgaaagatacCAAATTTTTAGGAtagacaaaaaaagaaaataagtaacaaatttttaaaaatggaggaagtattaaaatttcaattttaaaatggtaaaagtgaaaataccaaacaaaaaagaaaataagtaacaaattttcagaaatggaggaagtattaaaatttcaattttaatcaattgtCTCGTACATGTGTAGTATAATAACCTAATCAAATTCATTCTAACATACACATATGATATGGAATAATTAACAAAGTTTTAAACTAAGTACTAGTACtttgtaatttttgtaaaattgatcataatttgaataactactactattattccTAAGATGAATATTTTCCCATTCGTgtatagataaatatatttagtgtgagatataaaaatgtaaaaagaaattattaaaaaagaatgatAATACGAGATAGTTGAGGAAAGAGGgagttatattaattaatagtaattatagtaataataaaaaaagacagGTCCGAAAATGGTATACCTAAAATACCCTTACCTTATCCGTTAATGATCAAGTCTCTTCTTCTCCCACCCTTAAATGCCATCACCACCACACTCAGCTGAGCCgcacaaacaaaaaacaaactagagagagagtgagagagctGAGATATGACGAAAGAAGTTAGCGAAGAAGCCGCTTCCCACGGCAAGGACTACGTGGACCCCCCTCCTGCCGCCTTCATCGGCGCTGAAGAGCTCAAGCTCTGGTCCTTCTACAGAGCTCTCATCGCCGAGTTCATCGCCACCCTCCTCTTCCTCTACGTCACCGTCGCCACCGTCATCGGCCACAAGAAGCTCAACGCCGCCGACCAATGCGACGGCGTCGGCCTCCTCGGCATCGCCTGGGCCTTCGGCGGCATGATCTTCATCCTCGTCTACTGCACCGCCGGAATCTCAGGTTTTATTTCGCATTTCGCCAAAAAAACCCCTAATTTTCCCcccaattttgtttttgctcaCCTGCTGGTTTCAGGTGGTCACATTAACCCTGCGGTGACGTTCGGGCTGTTCCTGGCGAGGAAGGTGTCGCTAATTAGGGCTGTTTCGTACATCGTGTCGCAGTGCCTGGGCGCAATCTGCGGCGTGGGGCTGGTGAAGGCGTTCATGAAGGGGCCGTACAACCGCCTCGGCGGCGGCGCCAACACCGTCGCGGACGGGTACAACACCGGCACAGCGCTCGGGGCTGAGATCATTGGCACCTTCGTGCTCGTTTACACCGTCTTCTCCGCCACTGACCCCAAGAGAAACGCGCGTGACTCTCACATCCCGGTACGTCActgttttggttttatttttgtgccgtgaaatttcaaattaattttagggCTTTTTCTAACTTCTAGGTTTTGGCTCCGCTTCCAATCGGATTTGCTGTGTTCATGGTGCATTTGGCGACCATCCCCATCACCGGAACTGGAATCAACCCGGCGAGGAGCTTCGGCGCCGCCGTGATCTACGGGCACAAGAAGTCGTGGGATGACCACGTAAGTAGTTGATTATTTGTGGTGTAAATGTTTAGGGTTTTTAGCTAATTTTTGAAGTTGCAGTGGATTTTCTGGGTGGGACCGTTTGTGGGAGCGCTGGCGGCGGCGATCTACCACCAGTTTGTGTTGAGGGCCGGCGCGGTGAAGGCGTTGGGGTCGTTCAGGAGCAATCCGACCAACTAagggaaagagagaagaagagaaaggaaTTCTTGTTTGATTTGAGATGTTTGTTGTTAGtgttatttcttcttctattgTGAATTCTGTTAATTTGCTATAATTTGTGTGTAATGAGGAGAGGAGATTGTTAATTatcaaacttttcttttctttgtattcttcaatttttagcCTTTGTTATAGACTTC
The nucleotide sequence above comes from Salvia hispanica cultivar TCC Black 2014 chromosome 5, UniMelb_Shisp_WGS_1.0, whole genome shotgun sequence. Encoded proteins:
- the LOC125188075 gene encoding probable aquaporin PIP2-8; the protein is MTKEVSEEAASHGKDYVDPPPAAFIGAEELKLWSFYRALIAEFIATLLFLYVTVATVIGHKKLNAADQCDGVGLLGIAWAFGGMIFILVYCTAGISGGHINPAVTFGLFLARKVSLIRAVSYIVSQCLGAICGVGLVKAFMKGPYNRLGGGANTVADGYNTGTALGAEIIGTFVLVYTVFSATDPKRNARDSHIPVLAPLPIGFAVFMVHLATIPITGTGINPARSFGAAVIYGHKKSWDDHWIFWVGPFVGALAAAIYHQFVLRAGAVKALGSFRSNPTN